The region CATCTCTTGCATTAGTGTTCAGTAACCTCTGAGCCAATCTGTCTTTTGAAGTTTCTTTCTTTTTCAGCATTGATGCCAGCGTTTGTTTCTTTCTTCTACTAGAAGTTCTGGATCCATTACTTCTTTCCCTGTCTTCACCTACATAATAGGATCTTGAAGTTGAAGCAATTGCTGCATCTCGCAGCATAGCTTCGTTGTGTTCCCGAACTTCTGCAAGCTTTGCTCTCTTTAAGGCCCGCTTGTCtaattctctcttttttgcaTCTTCTTTGTCCCTCTCCCGAACATTCTGTACAGCTGTCTTTAATAGCTGGTGCACCACATTACTGTCAGCATTTGGACTTGATTCTTCTAGTTGGTTTTGGTCAACTGCCTCATCTGTTGAGGAGCTCTCCTTAATTGAATTTCCTTCATCGTCTCTAGGGATGATGGGTCCATGAAATGGGCAAACTCTGAAATCTTTTCTTTGACAAAGTGCACCATTCTTCAAAGGAGCTCTACACGGTTGAATTTTGAGAGGCTTTTCTTCGTACACAGATGCCCGCATGCTCAGTTCTGCAATTTTCTCGGCCGGTATAACTGCATCCTGGTCGACCCTACCCCAGTGACCTTCAACATCCAGTCCCCTTTGGTTAGCCATAACATCCTCATTTGGTCCCCAGCGGTCCAAGAAAGATCCCCAGTTAAGAACTGGAGCTTCAGCCAAAAGCTCACTTCGTACAGGATCTTTGTTACTTTCACTATTCCAAGCATTTCTGTTCTCAGTTACATTCGACAATTTTTTAGCTCGTTTTACATCTCTTGTACTATTAGCTGTTGATGTACTGGGTGCTTCGGGAGTTTTAGAGCAGCTTGGACCTGCTTCTCCTTTGTCAAATTGTTCTACAGTGCCTTCTTCCCAAATAACTTCTTCTTCAGCATTTGCAATTTTACGAAGCTCACATCCGGATTCTTCACATTCTCTTTTTGTTGATTGAATGAGATTTCTTATATCTATGAGATTTTTCAAAGCAGAATCCCTGAAACTGAGATCGGCCACTTCCACTCTTATAAGAACAGAAATCCACTCCTGCACTACAGCGAGATGCTTAGTGACTAGAACCTTGTAGAATTCCCTCAGAGCATCAATAACAACTTCATTTTCACTGTCCACTTGGACTTTTTTCGCCTCTCTCAAAGAATCAAGACGGATCTGATGTAGTTCGGAGTTATAAAACTCTTCCATTTCTTCATTATCTACAGGATCAAACTGCATGTCATCATCCTTCATCCTAAGAATTCCTAGACACTCGTCAATTTCATCAATATTGGCCTGTATCTCCACTTTTATTGATGAGAAATTTGCTTTCAAAGATTCAAATTTCTTCAGTAAGATATCTCTTGTTCTCATTTCCCTCTCCCTTCTCTCTTGTTGTATGCGGGCTGCATTAGCCTGAAGGTTAGGAAACTGGAAACGAAGGGTATTCTTGAGATAGTCGTAACCTAATCTGAGTTGTCGATAATGAATTCCAAACGAATCATTCCACTTCTCTAAGAACTCGATTGCCTTTGAGCGAAGAAGAGATGCAATAGAGGCAGGAGGAGGAAGCGGATGGTTTCTTCTAAAACCAATACTTAAGCTAAGGAATAGATCCAGGTTCTCAACAAGAAGACTTC is a window of Salvia splendens isolate huo1 chromosome 3, SspV2, whole genome shotgun sequence DNA encoding:
- the LOC121797207 gene encoding UV-stimulated scaffold protein A homolog translates to MADEREKAAALIERTVDSTAAEVDPRLLKAIKFVVRNSDSELRCASQTLMSLMKRNHSQVRYLALFIVDELFMRSKLFRSLLVENLDLFLSLSIGFRRNHPLPPPASIASLLRSKAIEFLEKWNDSFGIHYRQLRLGYDYLKNTLRFQFPNLQANAARIQQERREREMRTRDILLKKFESLKANFSSIKVEIQANIDEIDECLGILRMKDDDMQFDPVDNEEMEEFYNSELHQIRLDSLREAKKVQVDSENEVVIDALREFYKVLVTKHLAVVQEWISVLIRVEVADLSFRDSALKNLIDIRNLIQSTKRECEESGCELRKIANAEEEVIWEEGTVEQFDKGEAGPSCSKTPEAPSTSTANSTRDVKRAKKLSNVTENRNAWNSESNKDPVRSELLAEAPVLNWGSFLDRWGPNEDVMANQRGLDVEGHWGRVDQDAVIPAEKIAELSMRASVYEEKPLKIQPCRAPLKNGALCQRKDFRVCPFHGPIIPRDDEGNSIKESSSTDEAVDQNQLEESSPNADSNVVHQLLKTAVQNVRERDKEDAKKRELDKRALKRAKLAEVREHNEAMLRDAAIASTSRSYYVGEDRERSNGSRTSSRRKKQTLASMLKKKETSKDRLAQRLLNTNARDATIRQLTTAEEANYREAFPNQW